The following proteins come from a genomic window of Bradysia coprophila strain Holo2 unplaced genomic scaffold, BU_Bcop_v1 contig_138, whole genome shotgun sequence:
- the LOC119073870 gene encoding 1-acyl-sn-glycerol-3-phosphate acyltransferase delta-like, whose product MSLLAEIKSSNAVHLCFCITYFISGLIINIVQCILFYGLRPINKQLYRRIGYYLIYSLLSQSVFFADWWSGSKLYLYCDEEVRKRYLGKEHTLWLMNHSYEIDFVIGGMMWDNVGALGNCKAYVKKIISYFPTLGWGWKFAEYIFLERSFEKDKQIIERQINEILDYPYPVLLLFYAEGTRFTEKKHEASVKFAQERGMPALKHHLIPRTRGFTTSLPTLRKKFTAILDFNIAFHKNGPVEPSVANLMHGRGVEAHLFIHRVDMKSVPDKEDEAAEWLQEMYRFKDKIQDSFHTHGDFFTGSGLTPIEPILVQRTMGTLLNMIFWTIVTLPPIVYYLISLMLNGKFLYFFIGISILSLFYILVQRLIGTTKISKGSSYGTSSTARE is encoded by the exons atgagttTGTTAGCTGAAATCAAGAGTTCGAACGCAGTTCACTTATGCTTTTGCATTACTTACTTTATATCCGGCCTGATAATCAATATCGTTCAATGCATACTGTTTTACGGATTAAGACCGATTAATAAACAACTATATCG TCGTATTGGATATTACTTGATTTATTCACTACTTAGCC AATCGGTATTTTTCGCCGATTGGTGGTCTGGCTCGAAATTGTATCTGTATTGTGATGAAGAAGTACGAAAACGATATTTGGGCAAAGAACATACACTGTGGCTGATGAATCATTCGTATGAAATTGATTTCGTAATTGGAGGAATGATGTGGGATAATGTAGGTGCGCTGGGAAATTGCAAAGCGtatgtgaaaaaaattatttcctattttccaaCGCTTGGATGGGGCTGGAAATTCGCTGAGTATATATTTTTGGAGCGGTCATTTGAAAAagataaacaaattattgagcgacaaatcaacgaaattttggATTATCCGTATCCGGTGTTG CTACTGTTTTATGCTGAAGGGACCCGTTTTACTGAAAAGAAACACGAAGCATCCGTTAAATTTGCACAAGAACGTGGAATGCCTGCGCTGAAACATCACTTAATTCCACGGACAAGAGGCTTCACAACAAGTCTTCCAAcgttaagaaaaaaattcaccgcAATCTTAGACTTTAACATTGCATTCCATAAAAATGGACCGGTTGAGCCATCTGTTGCTAATCTAATGCATGGTCGTGGCGTCGAAGCACACTTATTCATCCATCGTGTTGATATGAAATCGGTACCAGACAAAGAAGACGAAGCTGCTGAATGGTTGCAGGAAATGTACCGTTTTAAAGATAAGATCCAAGACAGTTTTCATACGCACGGTGACTTTTTCACTGGCTCTGGATTGACACCAATTGAACCg ATCTTGGTACAGCGAACAATGGGAACATTACTAAACATGATATTTTGGACAATCGTAACGCTCCCACCAATTGTTTACTATTTAATTAGCCTAATGctcaatggaaaatttttgtacTTTTTCATTGGAATATCCATACTGTCACTGT TTTACATTTTGGTTCAAAGGTTGATTGGGACAACTAAAATTAGCAAGGGATCATCTTATGGTACCAGTTCAACTGCTCGGGAATAA
- the LOC119073879 gene encoding SAP30-binding protein, which yields MSSKNSALASLTATYTDSENEDEYDSHSDSESTSNSEYPASTSTSPKQKQEKSPAGTSVTLAASKSTRRLVSYNDDNVISDDENENVSPNIETINMEISEEEETSQEKADRNKAKIDQFAEYGFSLPAEPKGKCPQELQDKITNMHEKMKSGMDMNKLIQERKEFRNPSIYEKLIQYCDIDELGTNYPPEIYDPLQWGKESFFEELAKIQKAEMEKREKDKRENIKQELVLAATKKAEEEAKKRKSKWDQPAPSAALGQTVPILPKPISIPATIQPSITTNATGTKGTVISAFGSLPKKPKV from the exons ATGAGTTCCAAAAACTCAGCTCTAGCATCACTTACAGCTACGTATACGGACAGTGAAAACGAAGACGAATATGATTCGCATTCAGATAGTGAAAGCACTTCCAATTCCGAGTACCCAGCGTCAACAAGTACTTCGCCGAAGCAAAAACAGGAAAAATCACCCGCGGGAACTAGTGTAACTCTTGCTGCGTCCAAATCGACGCGTCGCCTTGTCAGCTACAACGACGACAATGTTATTTCAGAcgacgaaaacgaaaatgtgtcaCCAAACATTGAAACAATTAACATGGAAATATCCGAAGAGGAAGAGACGTCGCAGGAAAAAGCTGACAGAAACAAAGCGAAAATCGATCAATTTGCCGAGTATGGCTTCAGTTTACCAGCTGAACCGAAAGGCAAGTGTCCACAAGAATTGCAGGATAAAATCACAAATATGCACGAGAAGATGAAGAGCGGCATGGACATGAATAAACTGATTCAGGAGCGTAAAGAATTCCGGAATCCGAGTATTTACGAGAAATTGATTCAGTATTGTGACATCGACGAATTGGGAACGAATTATCCACCGGAAATCTACGATCCACTTCAATGGG GAAAGGAATCATTTTTCGAAGAACTGGCCAAAATACAAAAGGCCGAAATGGAGAAGCGGGAGAAGGACAAACGAGAAAATATCAAACAGGAATTGGTACTGGCCGCCACTAAAAAGGCCGAAGAAGAAGCCAAGAAAAG GAAATCGAAATGGGATCAGCCGGCCCCAAGTGCTGCATTAGGCCAAACTGTACCGATACTACCAAAGCCGATTTCGATTCCAGCTACCATTCAGCCATCCATTACAACTAACGCAACAGGGACGAAAGGAACTGTAATTTCGGCATTCGGATCGCTGCCCAAGAAACCTAAAGTGTAG
- the LOC119073903 gene encoding NADH dehydrogenase [ubiquinone] 1 beta subcomplex subunit 7, whose protein sequence is MGNVLNNPINVPNPAEIKGPHCMKDPTYDPNFGFPSGRKERVMIATQAEMESAKIPIEERDYCAHKLIEYRACRADVFPFVYKCHHEKHDYLNCEFDDYILRMKEFERERRLFERQNRIDKRNSA, encoded by the exons ATGGGTAATGTCCTAAACAATCCGATAAATGTGCCTAATCCTGCGGAGATCAAGGGTCCTCATTGCATGAAGGATCCAACATATGATCCGAATTTTGGCTTTCCATCAGGTCGTAAGGAGCGAG TTATGATTGCAACCCAAGCAGAAATGGAATCAGCTAAAATTCCAATCGAGGAACGCGATTATTGTGCACATAAATTAATCGAATACCGCGCCTGTCGTGCTGACGTATTTCCATTTGTGTATAAATGTCATCATGAGAAGCACGATTATCTTAATTGTGAATTCGATGA TTACATTCTTCGCATGAAAGAATTCGAACGGGAGAGACGACTATTTGAACGCCAAAATCGAATCGATAAACGTAACAGCGCTTAG
- the LOC119073213 gene encoding uncharacterized protein LOC119073213, with the protein MRIQIVAAAFFLIFTYHQCEGANILVLEELLSPSHYLWFKKVTAGLVAAGHNVTVVSPGADVSSENLHYIHMEKVYDRVYKPMEESGMDFFEIGNINPFLQFLFLSDWIVNSCEGFVESDGWQTLKNYPSNFKFDLVIHDFPAGICLLSFLQKFNYPPMIFMTAYAEYNFISYITKTTVTPSFYPYVALDELQPTFLSRVENMLLHAIDYVCYTYFIFPKLDKIVSSSFENLPPLQELAQRSIITMFNYDAAVEGIRQLPPNVIGVGGLQIEKPKALTGEIKSIADQATNGLILFSLGTNVKSKDLGDVRITHILKAFANFPEYTFLWKFEAEKLPMEAPKNVFIRKWIPQNDVLGYNNTKLFITHAGGLSTQEAIWHGIPMLAMPVFLDQFGNSRKSVRKGIAEQLLFADLSSSTLTAKLRLLLSNQKYKNTVVAASKAFRDQKDTPLERGLWWIEWAMRNPDPVHFKSPSSHLGFFGIHSVDVIVFLAIVFAVLTYGVLAVCRKIIKLIFCRSESNSKRKLFTMRTEVFPSLLTLLAVYHQCHGANILVLEEVLSKSHHLWYKKVTAGLVAAGHNITVVTPQLDESSPNVHYIYMEKVYEAIYKAFESNSKFDPFDFGDSSPFAQLALYCGWLHNICNGFVESAGWEILKNYPNDFKFDLVIHDFPSGMCLLSFLAKFNYPPMIQMTAYGDYNFIAYTTKSALVPSMAPHIMLPELKPTFFGRIENFLLHLFDYVYYNYVVYPKFDKIVASSFKNLPPLKELAQRSIISLFNYDAAIDGVRQLPPNVIGVAGLHIETPKALTGELKSIADEAKNGLVLFSLGSNVRSDLLGDVRIAHILKAFANFPDYTFLWKFESDTLPIELPKNVFIQKWIPQNDVLAHKNTKLFITHAGLLSTQEAVWHGVPMLNMPVFIDQFGNSFRSVQKGIAEQLAIKDLTSSSLTAKIEQLLSDEKYKKNILAAAKVFRDQKDKPLERGLWWIEWALRNPDAIHFKSSGSDLNFFQIHSIDVIAFLMVIFMITASVLVAILWKMVGCLLRRKGDNSIKSKVD; encoded by the exons ATGCGTATTCAAATTGTGGCTGCTGCATTCTTTTTGATATTCACATATCATCAGTGTGAAGGTGCGAATATATTGGTTTTAGAAGAATTGCTATCTCCTAGTCATTATCTGTG GTTCAAAAAAGTCACTGCTGGGCTGGTAGCAGCTGGTCATAATGTAACAGTGGTTTCTCCCGGCGCTGATGTATCGTCAGAAAATCTGCATTACATTCACATGGAAAAGGTGTATGACAGAGTCTACAAACCCATGGAAGAAAGTGGAAtggatttctttgaaattggCAACATCAATCCGTTTCTGCAGTTTCTGTTTTTATCCGATTGGATTGTGAATTCATGTGAAGGTTTTGTAGAGTCGGATGGATGGCAAACACTCAAGAATTATCCAAGTAATTTCAAG TTTGATCTCGTAATACACGACTTTCCGGCTGGAATATGTCTGCTGTCATTCCTGCAGAAATTCAACTATCCACCGATGATTTTCATGACTGCCTATGCGGAATACAATTTTATCTCGTACATTACAAAGACAACCGTAACTCCATCGTTTTATCCGTATGTGGCACTAGACGAATTGCAGCCAACATTTTTGTCGCGAGTTGAGAATATGTTGCTTCATGCCATCGATTATGTATGTTACACTTACTTCATATTCCCAAAATTGGACAAAATTGTGTCGTCTTCATTTGAAAATCTACCACCATTACAAGAACTTGCACAGCGAAGCATAATTACAATGTTCAACTACGATGCTGCGGTAGAAG GGATCAGACAACTACCTCCAAACGTTATTGGTGTTGGAGGACTGCAGATCGAAAAACCGAAAGCTTTAACTGGA GAGATAAAGTCCATTGCTGATCAGGCAACGAACGGTCTAATTCTGTTCTCGCTTGGAACCAACGTAAAAAGTAAAGATTTGGGAGACGTTCGCATAACGCACATATTGAAAGCTTTTGCCAATTTCCCTGAGTACACTTTCTTGTGGAAATTTGAGGCTGAGAAACTACCGATGGAAGcgccaaaaaatgttttcatcagaaaatggATTCCACAGAATGACGTCTTGG GCTACAATAATACAAAACTATTTATCACACATGCTGGCGGTTTAAGTACCCAGGAAGCTATATGGCACGGAATTCCTATGTTGGCTATGCCAGTATTTTTGGATCAATTTGGA AACAGTCGCAAGTCGGTTAGGAAGGGTATTGCCGAGCAACTTTTGTTTGCAGATCTGTCTTCGTCCACATTGACCGCAAAACTTCGACTGCTCCTTTCGAATCAGAAGTACAAAAACACCGTGGTTGCTGCGTCCAAAGCTTTCCGGGATCAAAAGGACACACCGCTAGAGCGAGGCCTTTGGTGGATTGAATGGGCAATGCGAAATCCCGATCCCGTTCATTTCAAAAGCCCGTCAAGTCACCTGGGATTTTTCGGAATTCATTCGGTCGATGTGATTGTATTTTTGGCAATTGTTTTTGCAGTCCTGACCTACGGAGTGCTGGCGGTTTGCAGGAAAATCATTAAACTAATCTTCTGCCGAAGTGAAAGCAACTCAAAAAGAAAGCTC TTTACCATGCGTACTGAAGTCTTTCCATCGTTGTTAACACTTCTGGCTGTTTACCATCAGTGTCACGGAGCGAATATTCTGGTTCTTGAGGAAGTTTTATCTAAAAGTCATCACTTGTG GTACAAAAAGGTCACAGCGGGACTAGTAGCAGCTGGACATAATATAACGGTAGTAACTCCACAACTTGATGAGTCGTCACCCAATGTTCACTacatttatatggaaaaagtGTACGAAGCGATATACAAAGCGTTTGAATCTAATTCGAAGTTTGACCCATTCGACTTTGGCGATTCTAGTCCATTCGCTCAACTAGCTTTATATTGCGGGTGGTTGCATAATATTTGCAATGGATTTGTTGAATCGGCTGGTTGGGAAATACTGAAAaattatccaaatgatttCAAG TTTGATCTCGTCATACACGATTTTCCGAGTGGCATGTGTCTGTTGTCTTTTCTGGCAAAATTCAATTATCCGCCGATGATTCAAATGACCGCGTATGGTGATTACAATTTCATTGCATACACCACCAAATCAGCATTGGTTCCGTCAATGGCCCCACACATTATGTTACCTGAATTAAAGCCGACGTTTTTTGgtcgaattgaaaattttctacttCATCTGTTCGACTACGTGTACTACAATTACGTTGTCTATCcgaaatttgataaaattgtggCATCGTCATTTAAAAATCTACCGCCTCTGAAAGAGCTGGCCCAGAGAAGCATTATCAGTCTTTTTAATTACGACGCTGCAATTGATG GCGTTCGACAATTACCACCGAATGTTATCGGTGTAGCTGGATTACACATTGAAACACCAAAAGCTTTAACAGGG GAACTGAAATCAATTGCTGATGAAGCAAAAAACGGACTCGTTCTATTTTCGTTGGGCAGTAATGTGAGAAGCGATTTATTGGGTGATGTGCGCATTGCACATATCTTAAAAGCTTTTGCAAACTTTCCCGATTACACTTTCCTATGGAAATTTGAGTCCGATACACTTCCCATCGAGCTGCCGAAAAATGTGTTCATCCAGAAATGGATTCCACAAAACGATGTTTTGG CTCACAAAAACACCAAATTATTTATAACACACGCTGGTCTGTTGAGTACACAGGAAGCTGTATGGCATGGTGTTCCAATGTTGAATATGCCCGTTTTCATTGATCAATTTGGA AACAGCTTCAGATCTGTGCAAAAAGGAATCGCTGAGCAGTTAGCCATTAAGGATCTAACATCGTCATCACTCACCGCAAAGATTGAGCAACTTCTTTCGGATGAAAAGTACAAAAAGAACATTCTCGCTGCAGCGAAAGTATTCAGAGATCAGAAAGACAAACCGCTAGAGCGTGGTCTGTGGTGGATTGAATGGGCACTCCGAAATCCGGATGCTATCCATTTTAAGAGTTCTGGCTCTGATCtgaattttttccaaataCATTCCATTGATGTGATTGCCTTTTTGATGGTAATTTTCATGATCACAGCGTCGGTTCTGGTTGCTATACTATGGAAAATGGTTGGGTGTTTATTACGTAGAAAAGGTGATAACAGTATAAAGAGCAAAGTGGattaa